GACATGGCAAGGGCTCGAAATCCGTTTACGGGTGGATTAGTTTAGAAAGGCCCAGGCGCAAACTTAAGTTACAAAACACGTTTAAAATACCGAAACACTTTGTAATGCATGGTTATGTGGCGCCTTTCCAATCGATTACAAAGTCAGCAGGAGTCCCCATGGACAAGTACGACCGCATGCTCCTCGCCGCCCTGCTGGAAAACGGGCGGGCCACATACGCGCAGTTGGCGCGCCAGGTCAATCTCTCGGCCCCGGCAGTGGCCGAGCGGGTGGCCAAGCTTGAGGCCTGCGGCGTGATCAGCGGCTACACGGCCAAGGTCGACCTGGAGAAGATCGGCCTGCCGATCCAGTGCGTGATGGAACTGCGCCTGGCCAGCCATGGCAATCAGCAGGCCTACGAGGCCCTGGAGAAAATCCCCGAACTCACCGAATGCCATCGGGTGACCGGCGACCCGTGCGTGATCATGCAGGCAGCCGTCACCTCGATGGGCGAGCTGGAGGCGCTGATCAACCGCGTATCTCAGTTGGGCTTCACAAAGACGTCGATCATCCTGTCGAGCGCGGTGGCGCGACGGGTGCCGCTGGGGCATCTGGACAGCAACGGCAAGAAAGGCTGAAGCCCACTCCCTTGTACGTGCGCGGCTCGCAGCATCACAGATCAGTGGCGCAGCAGTAGCCGGCCTTCGATAGGCACGTAACGGTTTGCGGCGCGGATCACCGACAACGCGGTCAAGCCCGGCACACCGTATACGACGGTTTCCACGCCATGGCGTTGCATCGCTCGCTCCAGCAACAAGTCAAAATCACCGTCGCCCGAGGCCAGCACCACTTGGTCGACCCGCGCCGCCGCCTCGATGACATCGAGGGTGATGCCCACGTCCCAATCGCCCTTGGCCGAGCCATCGGCGCGTTGGATGAAGGGTTTCAGGCGCACCTCGAACCCCAGGTTGCGCAGGATCTGCTGGAACTGCTGCTGCTTGCTGTCGCCACGGTCGATGGCATAGGCCACGGCTTCGACGATCTGCCCTTCGCGGCTGACCTCGGCCCACAGCGCGGCGTAGTTGAAGTGGCAGCCATGACCTTGGCGAACCGTGTAGTAGAGGTTCTGCACATCGGCGAACAGCGCGATTTTCTTCACCTGGAGCCTCTCACTGGCAGTGGTAAACGCTCGCGGGGCAAGCCCGCTCCCACGCCATGGTGGGAGCGGGCTTGCCCCGCGATAGGAAGCAGCAGTATGCCAGAGCCCTCAGACGTAATCGTCGTCCGAGAAGAAGCCGCCATCGTCACCGCTGTAATCGGCATCGGCATAACCACCCTGGTCATTGCCCCAGCCACCGTTGTCCGCCACCTGACGCTGGCTGTCCTGGTCGTTCCAGCCGCCAGCGTCGCTGGCTGGCGCCGGCTCCTCCTTGATCACCTCGACGATTTCTTCAGGCTGCGAGTGATGGTTGAACAGGCTGCTGATGCCCTGGGCCAGCAACACGCCACCGGCCACGCCCGCGGCGGTCTGCATGGCGCCACCGAGGAAGCTGCTGGCGCCGCTGCGCGCCGGCGCGGGTGGCGCACCGAAACCCTGCTGCTGCGGTGGCGGGGCATACGCCTGGGGCGCCGGTTCACGCCAGCCTCCCGAGGAAGTAGGCGGCGCGGCCGGGCGCTGCGGCTCTGGATTGCGGGCTCCCGCGCCGAAGATACTGGAGAGGAAACCACCGCCACTGCTGGGGCGGCTCGCATCCACTTGCGCACGCGCCTGGCGCAGCTCGGCCTCGAGCTGCTTGTTCTGCTCGTCCAGGCGCTTGATCGCCGCCTCCTGGACCAGGATCGCCTGGGCCATGTAGTAAGGCGCCGCCGGCTGCTGGCGCAGGTGCTCCTCGATGCGCGCCTGGGCCTGGGCATCGCGCGGCTGGGCCGGGTCCTCGGCTTGCTTGAGACGGCCGAACAGGCCGTCGATCAGGGTTTGTTCTTCAGTGTTCATCGGGGCAACCTCGTGCGCTGAACAGGACATCGGACAGCGTCAAAGATGGAGGCCCGGATGTCGCGATTCAATTGTCCGGGCCATGAAACTTTTTTCAGCAAGCGGGCCGACTGGGCTAAAGTTACGCCCTGCTTTTTCTGCCATGCGATGTTGACCGATGAATCCGCTGAGCGTTCTGCGCGACTCCCTGTACTTCTTCCGCCGTCACCTGACGAGCATCCTGCAACTGTGCCTGCCGTTGGTCGTGCTTGAGGCCCTCGGCACCCAATTGCTCTACAGCCAGCTGGGCGAGCAGGCCTCGCCGGTCTACGGCATGCTTGTCAGCCTGCTGTTCTACCCGCTGTATAGCGCGGCACTGATCCTTTACCTCGACACCCGCAGCAACGGCCAGGACACCGCCAAGCGCGACCTGTTCGCCCGCGCGCTGCAGCTTTGGCCGATGCTGGCCCTGCTGATCGTGATCAGCTCGCTGCTGATCATGGCGGGCCTGGCGCTGCTGATCTTCCCCGGCGTGTGGATCATGGTGAACCTGGTGTTCGCCGAGTACCTGCTGGTGCTGCGCGGCCTGCCGGTGATCGAGTCGATGCGCACCAGTGCGCGCATGACCACTGGGCATTTCCTGCGCATCATGGTCTGCATGCTTTCGGTGCTGGCGCCATTGTGGTTGATCGACGGTCTGCTGCTGCAGTTGTTCCCCGAGCCGCAGCCTGGCGTGCAACTGGCCCTGGACAGTCTCAGCGGCTTCCTGCAGCTGTTCAGCACCGTGGTGCTGTACCGCCTGTTCATGCTGCTCGAAGGTGAAGCCGGCGCTTGAGACCGGCATTCACCAAGCGTCAGGCTTTCCTTGGCTTGGCCCTGGCCGTGGCTTCCGCCACCAGCGGATCGTCCGGCCAGTAGTGCTTGGGATAGCGCCCTTTCAGGTCCTTCTTCACTTCGGCATAGGTGGTGCGCCAGAAGTTGGCCAGGTCCTGGGTCACCTGCACCGGCCGGCGCGCCGGTGACAGCAGGTGCAGTTTGACCTGCTGGCGGCCATTGGCAATGCGCGGGGTGTCGGCCAGGCCGAACAGCTCCTGCAGGCGCACGGCAAGGATCGGTGGCTGCTCGCTGTAATCCAGGCGAATGCTGGAGCCCGAGGGCACGGCCAGGTGCGATGGCGCCATCTCGTCCAGACGCTGGGGCAGCGGCCAGGGCAGCAGGTTGCGCAGCATCGAGGGCAGGTCCAGGTTGGCGAAGTGGCTCAGCCGCGACACCTTGCCCAGATAAGGTTGCAACCAGTCTTCCAGGCTGGCGAGCAAGGCTTCGTCGCCCAGATCGGGCCACTCGCTGCGACCGTCCTTTTCCAGATCCAGCTGACGCAGCAGCGCGACGCGGGCCTGCCACTGGCGCAGTTCCGGGGTCCAGGTCAGCAGGTTCAGGCCCTTGCGCCGCACCAGCCCCAGCAATGCCCTGGCCCGTGCGTCGTCATCCAGCCCCGGCAACGGTTCACGGCTGAGCACCAGCTCACCGACCTTGCGCTGGCGCTCGGCGCGCAGCACCTGTTCACGTTCGTCCCAGTCGAGCAGGTCGAGTTGCTCCACCTGCTCGGCCAGCACACCGTCGAACAGCGCCGGATCGAATTCGGCGGCCAGGTAGATGCGTTCCTCACGCTGTCCCTGGCGGCTGCCCAGGTCGGCAATCACCAACCACGGGCTTTTCATCAGCGCATCGGCTTCGGCGAACAACGCCGCCCGGCCATTGGCCAGACGGTACTCGGCGCCGCCTTCGCGACGCTGCTGCGCCACCCGGTCGGGGTAGGCCAGCGCCAGCACGGCGCCCAGCCAGCGGGGATGGTCGGGGTCGGCGACCGGGCTGCGCGGTTTGCCACGCAACTGGCCGCGGTACTGCCGAGCCAGTTGCCGGGCGCGCTGCACGCCGCCCTGCCCGCCACGGGAGGCGCGGCTTTCACCGCTGAGCAGCGCCAGCCGGCTGTGCAGGTCGGCACCGCCGCCGCGCAGGATGTCGCGCTCGCCCAGCAGCGCGGCGACATCGCAGGCCATGTCGGCCAATCCGAGATCCTGCCCGCGCAGCAGCAGGTGGGCGATGCGCGGATGCGCAGGCAGCTCGGCCATGGCCTGGCCATGTGAACTCAAGTTGTCGCGGCAACCGGGTTTGAAGGCACCGAGCCGGGCCAGCAGGTCCTGGGCCTGGCCGTAAGCAGCGGCCGGTGGCTGGTCGAGCCAGCTGAGCTGCTCCGGTGGCACACCCCAGCGCGCCAGCTGCAGGGCCAGCCCGGCCAAGTCGGCCTGGAGGATCTCGGCGCTGCCATGGGCCGCCAACTGATCGTGCTGCGCCTCAGACCACAGTCGATAGCACACGCCGGGCTCGAGGCGACCGGCACGCCCGGCACGCCCGGCACGCTGGGTGGCACTGGCGCGGGAAATGCGCTGGGTGTCCAGGCGGGTCATGCCGCTGCCGGGATCGAAGCGCGGCACCCGCGCCAGACCTGCGTCGATCACCACGCGCACACCGTCGATGGTCGGGCTGATACCCGCTCCACGCCCTAGCTAAGGGTAATGACGAAGTCACCAAGGCTATCAACGAAGA
This window of the Pseudomonas mosselii genome carries:
- a CDS encoding DUF2076 domain-containing protein is translated as MNTEEQTLIDGLFGRLKQAEDPAQPRDAQAQARIEEHLRQQPAAPYYMAQAILVQEAAIKRLDEQNKQLEAELRQARAQVDASRPSSGGGFLSSIFGAGARNPEPQRPAAPPTSSGGWREPAPQAYAPPPQQQGFGAPPAPARSGASSFLGGAMQTAAGVAGGVLLAQGISSLFNHHSQPEEIVEVIKEEPAPASDAGGWNDQDSQRQVADNGGWGNDQGGYADADYSGDDGGFFSDDDYV
- a CDS encoding YciC family protein; protein product: MNPLSVLRDSLYFFRRHLTSILQLCLPLVVLEALGTQLLYSQLGEQASPVYGMLVSLLFYPLYSAALILYLDTRSNGQDTAKRDLFARALQLWPMLALLIVISSLLIMAGLALLIFPGVWIMVNLVFAEYLLVLRGLPVIESMRTSARMTTGHFLRIMVCMLSVLAPLWLIDGLLLQLFPEPQPGVQLALDSLSGFLQLFSTVVLYRLFMLLEGEAGA
- a CDS encoding NYN domain-containing protein → MKKIALFADVQNLYYTVRQGHGCHFNYAALWAEVSREGQIVEAVAYAIDRGDSKQQQFQQILRNLGFEVRLKPFIQRADGSAKGDWDVGITLDVIEAAARVDQVVLASGDGDFDLLLERAMQRHGVETVVYGVPGLTALSVIRAANRYVPIEGRLLLRH
- a CDS encoding Lrp/AsnC family transcriptional regulator, with the translated sequence MDKYDRMLLAALLENGRATYAQLARQVNLSAPAVAERVAKLEACGVISGYTAKVDLEKIGLPIQCVMELRLASHGNQQAYEALEKIPELTECHRVTGDPCVIMQAAVTSMGELEALINRVSQLGFTKTSIILSSAVARRVPLGHLDSNGKKG